CTGTTATCAAAGCGTATGGTAATTACTTGTGGCGTGTTGAAGAGCGCCTAATCATCAACCGAGATTTTGGCGGCTATAACTCTTGTTGGGGCTACTATTGTGACGGCTTCTATTATCATGGCGGACCAAGTACCGGCAGAGTCATCAAAGAGGTTGAAGTAGGATTGGACTCTAGTTTCAAAGAACAGTCGCTCAAGATAGATGACAGAACGGTTGCCTACCTTGAACGCTCAACAATAAAAACGGCCGCCAAGACGGTCGTTTTTATTCATGGTTGGATGGATAATGCCGCTAGTTTTCACGCACTCTTTCCGCTTATTGAGCAGTATGCCCCTGATTGGCGAGTCATCGCGATTGATTTACCCGGTCATGGTCACTCGAGCCATAAAAGCGCGCATCACTTTTACAACTTTCACGATTACATTGACGATCTTCACCGCATTTTGGTTAAACTTCACGCGGTTGATGTCTGCCTAGTTGGTCATTCACTTGGTGCATTGATTGCGAGTTGCTATAGTGCAGCCTTTCCAGAAAAAGTGTCCTGTTTAGTTCAAATCGAAGCGCATATCCCACTTTCGGAATCGCCGCAGCTGAGTCCTGAGCGTTTGAGAAAAGGCATAGAAAGCCGAGAGCGCTGGCGAAATAAAACAGCCAAATCCATCCCTTCAAAACAAGATGCGATTGCGATGCGTAAACGCGCGACCAAACTCCCAACCGAAGCGGTACTGCCGATTGTCGAACGAGATCTTCGTCAGTCGGGAGATAAGTGGGTCTGGCGACATGATAGTAAGCTCAAATGCGAGTCAGTCTATCGGATGAGCGAGCCGCAAGCCATGGCGATTATGGAAGCAGTCACCGTGCCGCACCTGATAATACTTGGCCAGCGAGGTTACGCTTATTTGCAGCGCCCTGAGTGTTTGCAGCCGCTTCGTAACGCGCAGATTGAGATGGTAGAGGGTGATCACCATTGCCATTTGGAATCACCTGAGCAGGTATTTGAACTAATACTTGGACGAGTTAACAAAAATTAAACAAGTGTTTGAGTCTTTCGTGCGCTAACTGGTCTGCTGTGTTGTAATAGCAGGAATAATAAAACATTCATAGTCCCATAAAGTGTTAACAATATTTTAAAACAACACTAAGTTCTGCCTATGAAACGAAAGAGTGACCTTACACGCAAGGAGTAGAATTGTGGATAAACCTTGGCTTTCTCGATACCCAAGCGATGTGCCTGAGCAAATCAATCCTGATCAGTACCTCTCTCTAGTCGAAATGTTCGAACAATCGATTCACAAATATGCAGACCAACCTGCGTTCGTGAATATGGGTTCGGTAATGACATTCCGCAAACTGGAAGAGCGTAGCCGAGCGTTTGCAGCGTATCTGCAAAATGAGCTAAAACTGCAAAAA
The Vibrio sp. CB1-14 DNA segment above includes these coding regions:
- a CDS encoding alpha/beta fold hydrolase, which gives rise to MDSSFKEQSLKIDDRTVAYLERSTIKTAAKTVVFIHGWMDNAASFHALFPLIEQYAPDWRVIAIDLPGHGHSSHKSAHHFYNFHDYIDDLHRILVKLHAVDVCLVGHSLGALIASCYSAAFPEKVSCLVQIEAHIPLSESPQLSPERLRKGIESRERWRNKTAKSIPSKQDAIAMRKRATKLPTEAVLPIVERDLRQSGDKWVWRHDSKLKCESVYRMSEPQAMAIMEAVTVPHLIILGQRGYAYLQRPECLQPLRNAQIEMVEGDHHCHLESPEQVFELILGRVNKN